A window from Pseudomonas kribbensis encodes these proteins:
- a CDS encoding PspA/IM30 family protein has translation MTQSIWSKLFTALRGGANEVGEAIVDQQALRILDQEIRDADSALSNARRELVTIMAKHKLSADRVSEYDAKIKDLEAKAVSALNAGREDLAMEVAEAISTLTNDLSTEKAQSDEFGTYADNMRKDINKAEARIKSLRQQVDMAKARESVQKAQVSASIASGGANGKLETAVGTLNRLQEKQKQRAAELNAQDELADATTGNDLERKLRDAGITPNEGSANAILERLKQKSAQ, from the coding sequence ATGACTCAGTCCATCTGGAGCAAGTTGTTCACCGCACTGCGCGGCGGCGCCAATGAAGTCGGCGAAGCGATCGTCGACCAACAGGCCCTGCGCATCCTCGACCAGGAAATCCGTGACGCCGACAGCGCCCTGTCCAACGCCCGTCGCGAACTGGTCACCATCATGGCCAAGCACAAGCTGTCCGCCGACCGCGTGAGCGAGTACGACGCCAAGATCAAGGATCTGGAAGCCAAGGCTGTTTCGGCCCTGAACGCCGGCCGTGAAGATCTGGCGATGGAAGTGGCCGAAGCGATTTCGACCCTGACCAACGACCTGAGCACCGAGAAAGCCCAGAGCGACGAGTTCGGCACCTACGCCGACAACATGCGCAAGGACATCAACAAGGCCGAAGCGCGGATCAAAAGCCTGCGTCAGCAAGTGGACATGGCCAAGGCCCGTGAAAGCGTGCAGAAAGCCCAGGTCAGCGCATCCATCGCCAGCGGCGGCGCCAACGGCAAGCTGGAAACCGCAGTCGGCACCCTGAACCGTCTGCAAGAAAAGCAAAAGCAGCGCGCCGCCGAGCTGAACGCTCAGGACGAACTGGCCGATGCCACGACCGGCAACGATCTGGAGCGCAAACTGCGCGACGCCGGCATCACGCCGAACGAGGGCAGCGCCAACGCGATCCTCGAGCGCCTGAAGCAGAAGTCGGCCCAGTAA
- a CDS encoding DUF2491 family protein, with protein sequence MGWLKNLLGTGSAPAPAREAASGPLGLAQGKGIRFDTTLALLLDGSTSVRVPDAQAIWSAGWIDLGQSNKLYRYYLDNEDFWLQVHVTGDDQIESVTLFNYVSYVTVNSDAELQRLAGPNSLIGLPAYTHDGVSFTREWGTERGQTELVPLTEQVVNPDESYTIEHHSMLYARETGLTDRRELLLFSVEQDEEGTVSLSTSLGISLYTTDLSTI encoded by the coding sequence ATGGGATGGTTAAAGAATTTGCTCGGCACCGGCTCGGCCCCTGCACCTGCACGCGAGGCGGCCAGCGGCCCGTTGGGCCTGGCGCAGGGCAAGGGGATCCGTTTCGATACGACCCTCGCCCTGTTGCTCGACGGCAGCACCTCGGTACGGGTCCCCGATGCCCAGGCCATCTGGAGCGCCGGCTGGATCGACCTCGGCCAGTCGAACAAGCTGTATCGCTACTACCTGGACAACGAAGATTTCTGGCTGCAGGTCCACGTCACCGGCGACGATCAGATCGAATCGGTGACGCTGTTCAATTACGTCAGCTATGTCACGGTCAACAGTGACGCCGAACTGCAGCGCCTGGCGGGCCCGAACAGCCTGATCGGCCTGCCGGCCTACACCCATGACGGCGTGTCCTTCACCCGGGAATGGGGCACCGAACGCGGCCAGACCGAACTGGTCCCGCTCACCGAGCAAGTGGTCAATCCCGACGAGTCCTACACCATCGAACACCATTCGATGCTGTATGCCCGGGAAACCGGCCTGACCGACCGTCGCGAATTGCTGCTGTTCTCCGTCGAACAGGACGAAGAAGGCACCGTCAGCCTCAGCACATCGCTGGGCATCTCGTTGTACACCACCGATCTGAGCACCATTTAA
- a CDS encoding DUF350 domain-containing protein, translating into MLEVLSVSLNKAALVGFAAYLIGAVLLFMLFQFVYTRITPHKEFELIRGGNNAAAIALSGAIIGFAIPASNIIAHSINVLDFVLWAVIAAAVQLLAFLATGLVLKGTSQRIANGEVAAGIYVAAVAISVGMLNAACMTPSY; encoded by the coding sequence ATGCTGGAAGTGCTGTCCGTTTCCCTGAACAAGGCCGCGCTGGTCGGTTTCGCCGCCTATCTGATCGGCGCCGTGCTGCTGTTCATGCTGTTTCAGTTCGTCTACACGCGCATCACGCCGCACAAGGAATTCGAACTGATTCGCGGCGGCAACAACGCAGCCGCCATCGCTCTGTCGGGTGCGATCATCGGTTTCGCGATTCCGGCGAGCAACATCATCGCCCACTCGATCAACGTTCTCGATTTCGTCCTCTGGGCTGTGATCGCTGCTGCGGTGCAACTGCTGGCATTCCTGGCCACCGGACTGGTGCTCAAAGGCACGTCCCAGCGCATCGCCAACGGTGAGGTTGCCGCCGGCATCTACGTGGCAGCGGTGGCGATCAGCGTCGGCATGCTCAACGCCGCGTGCATGACCCCGTCCTACTGA
- a CDS encoding DUF1190 domain-containing protein, whose product MKRSKYVQLSLAASVALAISGEAAAQEQQRTFQSVEQCVDAEVAADACSNAYVAALAEHRRIAPAYDDKTKCDADFAAGWCQKNSDGRFVPKLGGFKVPQNSEPAQNLDAIANAQMPEGNAEPVQTTQNTTHVSSGGGSSNGWLTGWLIGNAMSNNSRTVYRDRDTRQTYDTSTLNRRIESAPSTTRSNSDYTSSRSKSVNVASSTSRGGFGSQSSARSGWGGWGSSSS is encoded by the coding sequence ATGAAACGAAGCAAGTACGTTCAACTGTCCCTCGCCGCTTCGGTGGCCCTGGCGATTTCCGGTGAAGCAGCCGCCCAGGAACAACAGCGCACCTTCCAGAGCGTGGAACAGTGCGTCGACGCCGAAGTGGCTGCCGATGCCTGCTCGAATGCCTACGTCGCGGCCCTGGCCGAACACCGGCGCATCGCCCCGGCCTATGACGACAAAACCAAGTGCGACGCAGACTTTGCCGCCGGCTGGTGTCAGAAAAATTCCGACGGCCGCTTTGTGCCGAAGCTCGGTGGTTTCAAGGTGCCGCAAAACTCCGAGCCGGCACAGAACCTTGATGCAATTGCCAATGCGCAGATGCCGGAAGGCAATGCCGAGCCAGTGCAGACCACCCAGAACACGACCCACGTCTCAAGTGGTGGCGGATCGAGCAACGGCTGGCTGACCGGTTGGCTGATCGGTAACGCCATGAGCAACAACTCGCGGACGGTGTATCGCGACCGCGATACGCGCCAGACGTACGACACTTCGACGCTGAACCGGCGGATCGAATCGGCTCCGAGCACCACTCGCAGCAATTCGGACTACACCAGCTCCCGTAGTAAATCGGTCAACGTTGCGTCTTCCACTTCCCGTGGCGGTTTCGGCAGCCAGTCCAGCGCACGCAGCGGTTGGGGCGGCTGGGGCAGTTCGAGCAGCTGA
- a CDS encoding glutathionylspermidine synthase family protein has translation MKKIHCAERHDWKQTAESLGFLFHTIDDEPYWDERAYYQFTLAQIENDLEDPTTELHEMCMDLVDRVVRSEELLDRLSIPASYYDMIRTSWLEGHPHLYGRMDFSYSGNGPAKLLELNYDTPTSLYEASAFQWGWLEQCIERGMLPRHADQFNSIDTRLHEAFAALKLKRPFYFASMKGSVEDKGTTDYLRLVAEKVGIESQHIDIEDIGLTTEGRFVDLEDRWIPHLFKLHAWEFIFHEPFGAAIADCDTQFFEPAWKAILSNKGALPLLWELHKGHPNLLAAHLDPNPASAVPKGWVRKPYFSREGANIELQTADGLIVKEDGPYTDAPFILQEFAPLPRFDDSYTLIGSWVIGDQAAGIGVREDNSLITKDSSRFLPHLILD, from the coding sequence ATGAAGAAGATCCATTGCGCCGAGCGCCACGACTGGAAACAGACGGCCGAAAGCCTCGGTTTTCTGTTTCACACCATCGACGACGAGCCCTACTGGGACGAGCGCGCGTACTACCAGTTCACGCTCGCGCAGATCGAAAACGATCTCGAGGATCCGACCACCGAACTGCACGAGATGTGCATGGATCTGGTGGACCGGGTCGTGCGCAGTGAAGAACTGCTTGATCGCCTGAGCATCCCTGCTTCGTACTACGACATGATCCGAACGTCCTGGCTGGAAGGTCATCCGCATCTGTACGGACGCATGGACTTCTCCTACAGCGGTAACGGCCCGGCGAAACTGCTGGAGCTCAACTACGACACGCCCACCAGCCTTTATGAAGCCTCGGCATTCCAGTGGGGCTGGCTTGAGCAATGCATCGAGCGCGGGATGCTGCCGCGCCATGCCGACCAGTTCAACAGCATCGACACCCGCCTGCATGAGGCCTTTGCCGCGCTGAAGCTCAAGCGCCCGTTCTACTTCGCCTCGATGAAAGGCTCGGTCGAGGACAAAGGCACCACGGACTACCTGCGACTGGTCGCGGAAAAGGTCGGCATCGAATCGCAGCACATCGATATCGAAGACATCGGCCTGACAACCGAAGGACGTTTCGTCGATCTCGAAGATCGCTGGATCCCGCACCTGTTCAAGCTGCACGCCTGGGAGTTCATCTTCCACGAGCCGTTCGGCGCAGCCATTGCCGATTGCGATACGCAGTTTTTCGAACCGGCATGGAAAGCCATTCTCTCCAATAAAGGCGCCCTGCCCCTGCTCTGGGAATTGCACAAGGGCCATCCGAATCTGCTGGCCGCTCATCTCGATCCGAATCCGGCCAGCGCAGTGCCGAAAGGATGGGTACGCAAGCCGTACTTCTCCCGGGAAGGTGCCAACATCGAGCTGCAAACTGCCGACGGTCTGATCGTCAAAGAGGATGGCCCCTACACGGATGCGCCCTTCATCCTGCAGGAATTTGCGCCGCTGCCAAGGTTCGATGACAGCTACACGCTGATCGGTTCCTGGGTGATCGGCGATCAGGCGGCGGGGATTGGCGTGCGGGAGGACAACAGTCTGATCACCAAGGATTCGAGCCGGTTCCTGCCGCATCTGATTCTTGACTGA
- a CDS encoding single-stranded DNA-binding protein, translating to MARGVNKVILVGTCGQDPEVRYLPNGNAVTNLSLATSEQWTDKQTGQKVEKTEWHRVSMFGKVAEIAGEYLRKGSQVYIEGKLQTREWEKDGIKRYTTEIVVDMQGTMQLLGGRPQQGDQQGGGNNYQQQAPRQQAPRPQQSAPQQRPAPAPQQAAPQPAPDFDSFDDDIPF from the coding sequence ATGGCCCGTGGGGTTAACAAAGTCATATTGGTCGGCACTTGCGGCCAGGATCCCGAAGTTCGCTACTTGCCTAACGGTAACGCCGTGACCAACCTGAGTCTGGCAACCAGCGAACAGTGGACCGACAAGCAGACCGGTCAGAAGGTCGAGAAGACCGAGTGGCACCGCGTATCGATGTTCGGCAAGGTAGCCGAAATCGCCGGCGAATACCTGCGCAAGGGTTCGCAGGTGTACATCGAAGGCAAGCTGCAGACCCGCGAGTGGGAAAAAGACGGTATCAAGCGTTACACCACCGAAATCGTGGTCGACATGCAAGGCACCATGCAACTGCTGGGCGGCCGTCCACAACAGGGCGACCAACAAGGCGGTGGCAACAACTATCAGCAGCAGGCGCCGCGCCAGCAGGCTCCGCGTCCGCAGCAGTCGGCTCCTCAGCAGCGTCCGGCCCCGGCTCCACAGCAGGCAGCGCCGCAACCGGCTCCGGATTTCGACAGCTTCGATGACGACATCCCGTTCTGA
- a CDS encoding MFS transporter, which translates to MHDPHSERMSGSETRAASGLALVFAFRMLGMFMVLPVLATYGMDLAGATPALIGLAIGAYGLTQAIFQIPFGIISDHIGRRPVIYLGLIVFALGSVLAAQADSIWGVIAGRILQGAGAISAAVMALLSDLTREQHRTKAMAMIGMTIGLSFAVAMVVGPLLTRAFGLSGLFLATGGMALVGIVIVLFMVPKSTGPLSHRESGVARQALMPTLKHPDLLRLDLGIFVLHAMLMSSFVALPLALVEKAGLPKEQHWWVYLTALLISFFAMIPFIIYGEKKRKMKRVLLGAVMTLMLTELFFWQFGDSLRALVIGTVVFFTAFNLLEASLPSLISKVSPAGGKGTAMGVYSTSQFLGSALGGILGGWMFQHGGLSVVFLGCAGLAAIWLAFAVTMREPPYVTSLRLPLSPEAIREAGLVERLRALVGVTDAVIVADEAAVYIKLDKELVDRDTLERLVNNPAGAACEA; encoded by the coding sequence ATGCACGATCCCCACAGCGAACGCATGAGTGGCAGCGAGACCCGCGCGGCGAGCGGTCTGGCCCTGGTGTTCGCCTTCCGTATGCTTGGCATGTTCATGGTGCTGCCGGTACTGGCGACCTATGGCATGGATCTGGCGGGAGCGACCCCGGCCCTCATCGGGCTGGCGATTGGCGCTTACGGCCTGACCCAGGCGATTTTCCAGATTCCGTTCGGGATCATTTCCGACCATATCGGCCGTCGCCCGGTGATTTACCTGGGGCTGATCGTCTTTGCCCTCGGCAGCGTCCTGGCGGCCCAGGCCGACTCGATCTGGGGCGTGATTGCCGGCCGGATCCTGCAGGGTGCCGGGGCAATTTCCGCAGCGGTCATGGCACTGCTTTCCGACCTGACCCGCGAACAGCACCGCACCAAAGCGATGGCGATGATCGGCATGACCATCGGCCTGTCGTTCGCGGTGGCCATGGTGGTCGGTCCGCTGCTGACTCGCGCATTTGGTCTTTCCGGCCTGTTCCTGGCCACCGGCGGCATGGCACTGGTGGGGATCGTGATCGTGCTGTTCATGGTGCCGAAGTCCACCGGGCCGCTGAGTCATCGTGAGTCTGGCGTGGCGCGTCAGGCGTTGATGCCGACGCTCAAGCACCCGGACCTGCTGCGTCTGGATCTGGGCATTTTTGTGTTACATGCGATGTTGATGTCGAGCTTCGTCGCGCTGCCCCTGGCCCTGGTCGAAAAAGCCGGGCTGCCCAAGGAACAGCACTGGTGGGTCTACCTTACTGCCTTGCTGATCTCTTTCTTCGCCATGATCCCGTTCATCATCTACGGCGAGAAGAAACGCAAAATGAAACGAGTTTTGCTCGGCGCCGTCATGACGCTGATGCTCACTGAGCTATTCTTCTGGCAGTTCGGTGACAGCCTGCGCGCTCTGGTGATCGGGACGGTGGTGTTCTTTACCGCGTTCAATCTGCTGGAAGCCTCGCTGCCGTCGCTGATCAGCAAGGTTTCACCGGCAGGTGGCAAGGGCACGGCCATGGGCGTGTACTCCACCAGCCAGTTCCTCGGTTCGGCACTCGGCGGGATACTCGGCGGCTGGATGTTCCAGCATGGCGGTCTGTCGGTTGTGTTCCTCGGATGTGCCGGGCTGGCTGCCATCTGGCTGGCCTTTGCTGTTACCATGCGCGAACCTCCCTACGTGACGAGCCTGCGCTTGCCGTTGTCGCCCGAGGCGATCCGCGAAGCGGGTCTGGTCGAGCGCCTCAGGGCCCTCGTGGGGGTAACAGATGCAGTGATAGTCGCCGATGAAGCGGCTGTTTACATCAAACTGGATAAAGAATTAGTGGATCGCGACACCCTCGAACGCCTGGTGAACAACCCGGCCGGGGCTGCTTGCGAAGCCTAG
- the uvrA gene encoding excinuclease ABC subunit UvrA — MDKILIRGARTHNLKNIDLTLPRDKLIVITGLSGSGKSSLAFDTLYAEGQRRYVESLSAYARQFLSMMEKPDVDTIEGLSPAISIEQKSTSHNPRSTVGTITEIYDYLRLLYARVGTPRCPDHDIPLEAQTVSQMVDLVLAQPEGSKLMLLAPVIRERKGEHLSVFEELRAQGFVRARVNGRLCELDELPKLDKQKKHTIEVVVDRFKVRADLQQRLAESFETALKLADGIALVAPMDDEPGEEMIFSARFACPICGHAISELEPKLFSFNNPAGACPTCDGLGVKQFFDIKRLVNGELTLAEGAIRGWDRRNVYYFQMLGSLAAHYGFSLEQPFNELPADQQKYILHGSGSQNVDFKYLNDRGDIVKRSHPFEGIVPNLERRYRETESASVREELAKFLSTQSCPDCRGTRLRREARHVWVGEKTLPAVTNLPIGDACDYFGELKMTGRRGEIADKILKEIRERLQFLVNVGLDYLSLDRSADTLSGGEAQRIRLASQIGAGLVGVLYILDEPSIGLHQRDNDRLLGTLKHLRDIGNTVIVVEHDEDAIRLADYVVDIGPGAGVHGGQIVAEGTPDEVMAHPDSLTGKYLSGRVKIEVPAKRTPRNKKQVLSLKGARGNNLRNVDLEIPIGLLTCVTGVSGSGKSTLINNTLFPLSATALNGATTLEAAAHDSIKGLEHLDKVVDIDQSPIGRTPRSNPATYTGLFTPIRELFAGVPESRSRGYGPGRFSFNVKGGRCEACQGDGLIKVEMHFLPDIYVPCDVCKSKRYNRETLEIKYKGKSIHETLEMTIEEAREFFDAVPALARKLQTLMDVGLSYIKLGQSATTLSGGEAQRVKLSRELSKRDTGKTLYILDEPTTGLHFADIQQLLDVLHRLRDHGNTVVVIEHNLDVIKTADWLVDLGPEGGSKGGQIIATGTPEEVAEMKQSHTGHYLKPLLIRDRA; from the coding sequence TTGGACAAGATCCTGATACGTGGGGCCCGTACCCACAACCTGAAGAACATCGACCTGACCCTGCCACGGGACAAGCTGATCGTCATCACCGGCCTGTCCGGATCCGGCAAGTCGTCCCTGGCCTTCGACACGCTCTATGCCGAAGGTCAGCGCCGCTATGTCGAATCCCTGTCGGCCTATGCCCGGCAGTTCCTGTCGATGATGGAAAAACCCGACGTCGACACCATCGAAGGCCTGTCGCCGGCGATCTCCATCGAACAGAAGTCGACCTCGCACAACCCGCGATCCACGGTCGGCACCATCACCGAGATCTACGACTACCTGCGCCTGCTCTATGCGCGCGTCGGCACACCGCGCTGCCCGGATCACGATATCCCGCTGGAAGCGCAGACCGTCAGCCAGATGGTTGACCTGGTGCTGGCCCAGCCGGAAGGCAGCAAGCTGATGCTGCTGGCGCCGGTGATCCGCGAGCGCAAGGGCGAGCATCTGTCGGTGTTCGAAGAGCTGCGGGCTCAGGGCTTCGTCCGGGCCCGGGTCAACGGCCGGCTCTGCGAGCTGGACGAGCTGCCAAAGCTGGATAAGCAGAAAAAGCACACCATTGAAGTCGTGGTCGACCGCTTCAAGGTTCGCGCCGATTTGCAGCAGCGTCTGGCCGAATCCTTCGAGACCGCACTGAAACTGGCGGACGGTATCGCCCTCGTAGCACCGATGGATGACGAGCCGGGCGAAGAGATGATCTTCTCCGCGCGCTTCGCCTGCCCGATCTGCGGCCATGCGATCAGCGAGCTGGAACCCAAGCTGTTTTCCTTCAACAACCCGGCCGGCGCCTGCCCGACCTGTGACGGTCTGGGCGTGAAACAGTTTTTCGACATCAAGCGTCTGGTCAACGGTGAGTTGACGCTGGCCGAAGGCGCGATCCGCGGCTGGGACCGGCGCAACGTCTATTACTTCCAGATGCTCGGTTCACTGGCCGCGCATTACGGCTTCAGCCTCGAGCAGCCGTTCAACGAACTGCCGGCCGATCAGCAGAAATACATTCTGCATGGCAGCGGTTCGCAGAATGTCGATTTCAAGTATCTCAACGACCGCGGCGACATCGTCAAGCGTTCGCATCCGTTCGAAGGCATCGTGCCGAACCTCGAGCGCCGCTATCGCGAAACCGAGTCGGCGAGCGTGCGCGAAGAACTGGCGAAGTTTCTCAGCACACAGTCCTGCCCGGATTGCCGCGGCACCCGCCTGCGTCGCGAAGCGCGACATGTGTGGGTTGGCGAGAAAACCCTGCCGGCGGTGACCAACCTGCCGATCGGTGATGCCTGCGACTACTTCGGCGAGCTGAAGATGACCGGCCGTCGTGGTGAAATTGCCGACAAGATTCTCAAGGAAATCCGCGAGCGCCTGCAGTTCCTGGTCAACGTGGGGCTGGATTACCTGTCGCTGGATCGCAGCGCCGATACCCTGTCCGGCGGCGAGGCCCAGCGGATTCGTCTGGCCAGCCAGATCGGCGCCGGACTGGTCGGGGTTCTGTACATCCTCGATGAGCCGTCCATCGGCCTGCACCAGCGTGACAACGACCGTCTGCTCGGCACCCTCAAGCACCTGCGCGATATCGGCAACACGGTGATCGTGGTCGAGCACGACGAAGACGCGATCCGTCTGGCCGACTACGTAGTGGATATCGGCCCGGGCGCCGGGGTTCATGGCGGGCAGATCGTCGCCGAAGGCACGCCGGATGAAGTCATGGCGCACCCGGACTCGCTCACAGGCAAATACCTGTCGGGGCGGGTCAAGATCGAAGTGCCGGCCAAACGCACGCCGCGCAACAAGAAGCAGGTGCTGTCGCTCAAGGGCGCGCGGGGCAACAACCTGCGCAATGTCGATCTGGAGATCCCGATCGGCTTGCTGACTTGCGTGACCGGCGTTTCCGGCTCGGGCAAATCGACGCTGATCAACAACACGCTGTTCCCGTTGAGCGCCACGGCCCTCAACGGCGCGACCACACTGGAAGCGGCAGCCCACGACAGCATCAAGGGCCTGGAGCACCTGGACAAGGTCGTCGATATCGACCAGAGCCCGATTGGCCGTACACCGCGCTCCAACCCGGCGACCTACACCGGGCTGTTCACGCCGATCCGCGAACTGTTTGCCGGCGTGCCGGAATCCCGCTCCCGTGGTTATGGCCCGGGGCGTTTCTCGTTCAACGTCAAGGGCGGTCGTTGCGAGGCTTGCCAGGGCGACGGTCTGATCAAGGTGGAAATGCACTTCCTGCCAGATATCTACGTGCCGTGCGATGTGTGCAAGAGCAAGCGCTACAACCGCGAAACCCTGGAAATCAAATACAAGGGCAAGAGCATCCACGAAACCCTCGAAATGACGATCGAGGAAGCGCGGGAGTTCTTTGACGCGGTGCCGGCGCTGGCGCGCAAGCTGCAAACGCTGATGGATGTGGGCCTGTCGTACATCAAGCTCGGACAGTCGGCGACCACGCTGTCCGGTGGTGAGGCGCAGCGGGTCAAACTGTCCCGCGAGCTATCCAAGCGTGACACCGGCAAGACCCTGTACATCCTCGACGAGCCGACCACCGGCCTGCACTTCGCGGATATCCAGCAACTGCTCGATGTACTGCATCGCCTGCGCGACCACGGCAACACCGTGGTCGTGATCGAACACAACCTCGACGTGATCAAGACCGCCGACTGGCTGGTGGATCTCGGCCCTGAGGGTGGCTCGAAAGGGGGGCAGATCATCGCTACCGGTACTCCTGAGGAAGTCGCCGAGATGAAGCAATCTCACACCGGCCATTACCTCAAACCACTGCTGATCCGCGATCGAGCCTGA